The proteins below come from a single Staphylococcus sp. MI 10-1553 genomic window:
- a CDS encoding HesB/IscA family protein, with amino-acid sequence MAVVNLTEAAAYEVKDMLKQNDMADGYLKVKVNGGGCTGLTYGMTAEAEPGENDEVLEFFGLKVLVDKEDAPILNGTTIDFKQSLMGGGFQIDNPNAIASCGCGSSFRTAQAAGSPESC; translated from the coding sequence ATGGCGGTAGTCAATTTGACAGAAGCAGCAGCATATGAAGTGAAAGATATGTTGAAACAAAATGATATGGCAGATGGTTATTTAAAAGTGAAAGTAAACGGTGGGGGTTGTACAGGTTTAACGTACGGCATGACTGCTGAAGCTGAACCAGGTGAAAACGATGAAGTACTTGAATTTTTCGGTTTAAAAGTACTTGTAGATAAAGAAGACGCGCCGATTTTAAATGGCACAACAATTGACTTCAAACAATCTCTTATGGGTGGCGGTTTCCAAATCGATAATCCGAACGCGATTGCCTCATGTGGTTGTGGTAGCTCATTCAGAACAGCGCAGGCAGCAGGTTCACCAGAAAGTTGTTAA
- a CDS encoding YuzB family protein, with protein MNPIVEFCISNMARGSEVVYQTLENDPGVDVLDYGCLQNCGICSSGLYALVNGDIVEGDTPDDLLQNIYKHIEETWIF; from the coding sequence ATGAATCCGATTGTCGAGTTTTGTATTTCTAATATGGCGAGAGGTTCAGAAGTTGTTTACCAAACTTTAGAAAATGATCCGGGAGTGGACGTTCTAGATTATGGTTGCCTTCAAAACTGTGGAATTTGTTCGTCGGGGCTTTACGCACTTGTGAATGGAGATATAGTCGAAGGTGATACGCCAGACGATTTATTGCAAAATATTTATAAGCATATAGAAGAAACGTGGATTTTTTAA
- a CDS encoding YuzD family protein produces the protein MEKVSVVVYGAEVVCASCVNAPSSENTYDWLKTLLPRKYPNIDFEYTYIDIMGSQDNLSDHDMQFIGQIQEDELFYPLVTMNDEYVADGYVQLKPIKRFIEHNFEVSAE, from the coding sequence ATGGAAAAGGTAAGCGTAGTTGTTTATGGTGCAGAAGTCGTTTGTGCAAGTTGCGTGAATGCGCCCAGTTCGGAAAACACGTATGATTGGTTGAAAACATTATTACCACGAAAATATCCAAACATCGATTTTGAATATACGTATATTGATATTATGGGGTCACAAGATAATTTGTCGGACCATGATATGCAGTTTATTGGACAAATACAAGAGGATGAATTGTTTTATCCGCTTGTGACGATGAATGATGAATATGTGGCAGATGGTTATGTTCAATTGAAGCCGATTAAACGTTTTATTGAGCACAACTTTGAAGTATCAGCAGAATAG
- a CDS encoding DUF86 domain-containing protein — translation MYFVDKTQLETKLKYLKQLTEDYEAVKSNHYAFERVAQMLIESSVDIGNMIIDAFILRDPGNYKDVIDILELEGAISKETQHALHNTIDVRRQFVHYYDTLDPAQLIPLFDQTVPFYEQFIEEVLQFLENENVPVTAFGKGAQ, via the coding sequence GTGTATTTTGTTGATAAAACGCAATTAGAAACGAAATTAAAATATTTAAAACAACTTACTGAAGATTATGAGGCGGTAAAATCGAATCATTACGCATTTGAACGTGTCGCGCAAATGTTGATTGAGTCCTCAGTCGATATCGGCAACATGATTATCGATGCCTTTATTTTGAGAGACCCAGGCAATTATAAAGATGTGATTGATATTTTAGAACTCGAGGGTGCTATTTCTAAAGAGACCCAGCACGCTTTACACAACACGATTGATGTGCGTCGTCAGTTCGTGCACTATTACGATACATTAGACCCAGCGCAGTTAATCCCATTATTTGATCAAACAGTCCCATTTTATGAGCAGTTTATTGAAGAAGTTTTACAGTTTTTAGAAAATGAAAATGTCCCTGTAACAGCATTTGGAAAAGGAGCGCAATAA
- a CDS encoding alpha/beta hydrolase family protein, with protein sequence MVEQIKYGTHEDQHYDVYENQQAQFNAWIVLIHGGYWRQKYSKSMMDPYIDFFIDAGYSVVNIEYRRGSEHPWPYPTEDVAQAVSHFKDSNYVPTQVIGIGHSVGGQLALLQADLFNQIVALAPVTDILYTLHQHLGQDAVAEYFNTSDTHTLREASPLTQMPIDVETLIIHGFNDTSVHIDTTLSYVQENYKNGHYMTLYALPYLDHLDCINPTATHQNMLLEWLSHRAS encoded by the coding sequence ATGGTTGAACAAATCAAATATGGCACACATGAAGATCAACACTATGATGTCTACGAAAACCAACAGGCTCAATTCAATGCATGGATTGTGCTTATTCACGGGGGATATTGGCGCCAAAAATATAGCAAATCAATGATGGATCCTTATATCGACTTTTTTATTGATGCAGGCTATTCAGTCGTCAATATCGAATACCGTCGTGGCTCAGAGCACCCTTGGCCTTATCCAACTGAAGATGTTGCACAAGCTGTCTCACATTTTAAAGATTCAAACTACGTACCAACCCAAGTCATTGGTATAGGCCATTCTGTTGGCGGACAACTTGCGCTCCTTCAAGCTGATTTATTCAATCAAATCGTCGCACTTGCCCCTGTCACCGATATCCTTTACACCTTGCATCAACATTTAGGTCAAGATGCTGTAGCTGAATATTTTAATACTTCTGACACACATACACTACGAGAAGCCTCACCGCTGACTCAAATGCCGATTGATGTGGAAACATTAATCATTCACGGATTTAATGATACTTCTGTGCATATAGACACGACATTATCTTATGTACAAGAAAATTATAAAAACGGGCATTACATGACACTTTATGCATTGCCTTATTTAGATCATCTAGACTGTATTAATCCAACAGCGACACATCAAAATATGTTATTAGAATGGCTCTCTCATCGTGCCTCATAG
- a CDS encoding 2-hydroxyacid dehydrogenase yields MEKILVTRRIPQKFVERLETLGEVEMWDHELTPMPREKFLAAVQDKTAILVTLSEKIDATLFEAAPNLKVVANMAVGYDNIDLHAAAQHEVEISNTPHVLTETTAELGFALMMATSRRIVEAEKYVQDGKWESWGPYLLAGKDIYHSKVGIFGMGEIGRAFVRRLKGFHADILYHNRSRNIQAEQELGAFYTSFDKLIKESDFVICTAPSTPETQNKFNKEVFQNMRNDAIFINIGRGDLVVEEDLVEAIETGEIAGCGLDVVRDEPIRTDHPLLQYPNVIVTPHIGSATVLTRDQMIQTCLLNIKDVLEGQKPRNQVKAD; encoded by the coding sequence ATGGAAAAAATTTTAGTAACACGACGTATTCCACAAAAATTTGTAGAACGTCTTGAAACTTTAGGCGAAGTTGAAATGTGGGATCATGAACTAACACCTATGCCACGCGAGAAATTTTTAGCAGCAGTCCAAGATAAAACAGCGATACTTGTAACGTTGAGTGAAAAAATCGATGCCACTTTGTTTGAAGCGGCACCGAATTTGAAAGTCGTCGCCAATATGGCTGTAGGTTACGACAATATTGATTTACATGCAGCAGCGCAACATGAAGTCGAAATTTCAAACACACCACATGTGCTTACTGAGACAACAGCTGAATTAGGCTTTGCGCTTATGATGGCAACGTCTCGACGTATCGTAGAAGCAGAAAAATATGTACAAGACGGTAAATGGGAAAGTTGGGGCCCTTATTTGTTAGCCGGCAAAGATATTTACCATTCGAAAGTCGGTATTTTTGGAATGGGTGAGATTGGTCGTGCCTTTGTGCGTCGTTTAAAAGGATTCCACGCTGATATTTTATACCACAACCGTTCGCGAAATATTCAAGCTGAACAAGAATTAGGTGCGTTTTACACATCTTTTGATAAATTGATTAAAGAAAGTGATTTTGTCATTTGTACAGCACCGTCTACACCTGAGACGCAAAATAAATTCAATAAAGAAGTATTCCAAAACATGCGCAATGACGCGATTTTCATTAATATCGGTCGTGGTGATTTAGTTGTGGAAGAAGATCTCGTTGAAGCGATTGAAACAGGAGAAATTGCAGGCTGTGGCTTAGATGTCGTACGCGATGAACCGATTCGTACAGATCATCCGTTACTTCAATATCCGAATGTGATTGTCACACCACATATCGGTAGTGCGACTGTACTTACACGCGACCAAATGATTCAAACGTGTTTATTAAATATTAAAGATGTTTTAGAAGGTCAAAAGCCACGCAATCAAGTTAAAGCAGATTAG
- a CDS encoding DUF72 domain-containing protein translates to MIEIGLTGWGDHDTLYEDLQRKSDKLKTYASHFPVVELDASYYAIQPEHNILKWIRETPERFKFVVKIHQALTLHADYHDFADSIAQLFNDFRLMIEPFVEAQKLAMVLVQFPPWFDCSTKNIQYIRYVREQLKQLPVCIEFRHQSWFKGDMKEHTLAFLTEHQFIHSVCDEPQVGEGSIPFVNRMTHQTGLVRFHGRNQYGWTKKDMSDQEWRNVRYLYDYSEAELQQLADKIKLLDHKAEQVYVVFNNNSGGHAANNAKYFQKLLGIDYEGLAPQQLKLF, encoded by the coding sequence ATGATAGAAATTGGTCTAACAGGGTGGGGCGATCATGACACCCTGTACGAAGATTTACAAAGAAAATCAGATAAATTAAAAACGTATGCAAGTCATTTTCCAGTTGTTGAATTAGATGCTTCATATTATGCCATTCAGCCTGAACATAATATTTTAAAATGGATTAGAGAGACGCCTGAACGGTTTAAGTTTGTTGTGAAAATCCATCAAGCATTAACACTTCATGCTGATTATCATGATTTTGCGGATTCGATTGCGCAATTGTTCAACGATTTTCGATTAATGATTGAACCGTTTGTTGAAGCACAAAAACTCGCGATGGTGTTAGTCCAATTTCCACCGTGGTTTGATTGCTCTACGAAGAACATTCAATATATTCGTTATGTACGCGAGCAGTTGAAGCAGTTGCCTGTATGTATAGAATTTCGACATCAGTCTTGGTTTAAAGGCGACATGAAAGAGCATACGCTTGCCTTTTTAACAGAACATCAATTTATCCATTCGGTGTGTGATGAGCCTCAAGTGGGTGAGGGCAGTATTCCTTTTGTGAATCGAATGACGCATCAAACGGGATTAGTTCGATTTCATGGGCGGAATCAATACGGATGGACTAAAAAAGATATGTCTGACCAAGAATGGCGAAATGTACGCTATCTTTATGATTATTCTGAAGCGGAACTTCAACAATTAGCTGACAAAATCAAGTTATTAGATCATAAAGCAGAGCAAGTCTATGTTGTTTTTAATAATAATTCAGGTGGACACGCCGCAAATAATGCAAAATACTTTCAGAAATTATTAGGGATAGACTACGAAGGGCTTGCCCCGCAACAGCTTAAATTATTTTAA
- a CDS encoding sulfite exporter TauE/SafE family protein yields MIILILVGFLSAIIGSLVGIGGGIIIVPTLIYFGVTLNILGGITPQTAIGTSSIILIATGLSSTVGYLKQKQVDVKNGIIFTIGIIPGALIGAYLSQYLTLHSFNLYFGMFLIIVSVLLMVRHRIPPIKAFQQERYMKSFTDAHGEHYRYGVVPSIAIIASFVIGLTAGLFGIGGGALMTPLMLLVFRFPPHVAVGTSMMMIFFSSVTGSIGHIMLGHVLWGYSLILIISSWVGAQLGVRLNKTIKSDTVVLILRLVMLGLGIYLILQSFFN; encoded by the coding sequence ATGATTATTCTCATATTAGTTGGTTTTCTCTCTGCTATTATCGGCTCACTCGTTGGCATCGGTGGCGGCATTATCATTGTACCGACATTAATTTATTTTGGTGTCACGTTAAATATTTTAGGGGGCATTACACCTCAAACGGCAATTGGTACATCGTCCATTATTTTAATTGCGACAGGGTTGTCCTCAACGGTAGGCTATTTAAAACAAAAGCAAGTGGATGTGAAAAATGGGATTATATTCACGATTGGTATCATTCCAGGGGCGTTGATTGGTGCTTACTTAAGCCAGTATTTAACGCTGCATTCTTTTAATTTATATTTTGGGATGTTTTTGATCATCGTCTCTGTATTATTAATGGTGCGTCATCGTATCCCACCGATTAAAGCATTCCAACAAGAACGTTATATGAAGTCATTTACAGATGCACACGGTGAACATTATCGCTATGGTGTGGTTCCATCTATTGCGATTATCGCGTCATTTGTCATTGGTTTAACAGCAGGCTTATTTGGCATCGGCGGCGGTGCACTGATGACCCCATTAATGTTGCTTGTGTTTCGTTTCCCACCCCACGTCGCAGTAGGGACAAGCATGATGATGATTTTCTTCTCAAGTGTGACGGGTTCAATCGGCCATATTATGTTAGGTCATGTGTTATGGGGCTACAGTTTAATTTTGATTATTTCAAGTTGGGTCGGTGCACAATTAGGTGTGAGATTAAATAAAACAATTAAATCCGACACCGTAGTCTTAATTTTACGATTAGTCATGTTAGGATTAGGGATTTATCTCATTTTACAATCATTCTTTAACTAA
- the lipA gene encoding lipoyl synthase, producing the protein MATKNEEILRKPDWLKIKLNTNENYTGLKKMMREKGLHTVCEEAKCPNIHECWGERRTATFMILGDVCTRACRFCAVKTGLPNELDLGEPERVADSVKQMNLKHVVITAVARDDLKDAGSNVYAETVRKVRELNPFTTIEILPSDMGGDYEALETLMAARPDILNHNIETVRRLTPRVRARATYDRTLEFLRRSKELQPDIPTKSSIMVGLGETIEELHETMDDLRANGVDILTIGQYLQPSRKHLKVQKYYTPLEFGKLRKVAMEKGFKHCQAGPLVRSSYHADEQVNEAAKAKHRLGEEQLKL; encoded by the coding sequence ATGGCTACAAAAAATGAAGAAATTTTACGCAAACCAGATTGGCTTAAAATAAAGTTAAACACAAACGAGAACTACACAGGGTTAAAGAAAATGATGCGCGAAAAGGGGCTACATACTGTATGTGAGGAAGCAAAATGTCCAAACATCCACGAGTGCTGGGGTGAGCGTCGTACGGCTACATTTATGATTTTGGGTGATGTTTGTACACGTGCATGTCGTTTCTGCGCAGTTAAAACAGGTTTACCAAATGAGTTGGACTTAGGTGAGCCAGAACGTGTCGCTGATTCAGTCAAACAAATGAACTTGAAACACGTCGTCATCACTGCAGTAGCGCGTGATGACTTGAAAGATGCGGGTTCAAATGTTTACGCTGAAACAGTACGTAAAGTTCGTGAGCTGAACCCATTCACAACAATTGAAATTTTACCTTCTGACATGGGTGGCGACTATGAAGCGTTAGAAACATTAATGGCTGCACGTCCAGACATTTTAAACCACAACATCGAAACAGTACGTCGCTTAACACCAAGAGTGCGTGCGCGTGCCACTTACGATCGTACATTAGAATTTTTACGTCGTTCTAAAGAATTGCAACCAGACATCCCGACAAAATCAAGTATTATGGTGGGATTAGGCGAAACAATTGAAGAACTTCACGAAACGATGGATGATTTACGTGCGAACGGTGTAGATATTTTAACAATCGGTCAATATTTACAACCTTCTCGTAAACATTTAAAAGTTCAAAAATACTACACACCATTAGAATTTGGTAAATTGCGTAAAGTTGCGATGGAAAAAGGCTTCAAACATTGTCAAGCGGGTCCATTAGTGCGTAGTTCTTACCATGCAGATGAACAAGTAAATGAAGCAGCAAAAGCGAAACATCGACTTGGTGAAGAACAACTTAAATTATAA
- a CDS encoding DUF3055 domain-containing protein, with protein sequence MIDMFLYDDIEPSQIRFVGFVGEHSRYDLVLIQTDRHYGKTLVLNTQTNKFGIIGTDDLEEEGYIAYILGVSETEGDEITAYLHEVIQ encoded by the coding sequence ATGATAGATATGTTTTTATATGATGATATCGAACCTTCTCAAATTCGTTTTGTTGGCTTTGTTGGTGAACATAGCCGTTATGATTTAGTGTTGATTCAAACGGATCGTCATTATGGTAAGACGTTAGTGTTGAATACGCAGACGAATAAGTTTGGGATTATTGGGACGGATGATTTAGAGGAAGAAGGTTATATTGCTTATATTTTAGGTGTGAGTGAAACAGAAGGCGATGAGATTACGGCTTATTTGCATGAAGTGATTCAGTAG
- a CDS encoding YutD family protein has protein sequence MIKVGNHYFELLTSYKDGFNEDDFIARYSEILDKYDFVVGDYGYDQLRLKGFYHDSYKKADFNKRFSTIQDYLYEYCNFGCAYFVVRRLSKAEVEQQLGHDAPIDATDKLKDVKIQPTIQD, from the coding sequence ATGATTAAAGTAGGAAACCATTATTTTGAATTATTAACGTCATATAAAGATGGATTCAATGAAGATGATTTTATTGCGAGATATTCTGAAATTCTAGATAAATATGACTTTGTCGTTGGGGATTATGGTTACGATCAATTGAGATTAAAGGGCTTTTATCATGATTCCTATAAAAAAGCAGATTTTAACAAACGCTTTTCAACGATACAAGATTATCTCTATGAATATTGTAATTTTGGATGTGCCTACTTTGTCGTACGTCGACTTTCAAAAGCAGAAGTCGAACAACAATTAGGACATGATGCGCCTATTGATGCAACAGATAAATTGAAGGATGTCAAAATACAACCGACAATACAAGATTAA
- a CDS encoding bifunctional metallophosphatase/5'-nucleotidase has product MRLTIYHTNDIHSHLHAYSRITAYLTKARAQLTHPSRYVDIGDHVDLSLPVTEGTLGKRNIELLNEAGCDVATIGNNEGMTISHEALNALYDEAQFKVTCTNVLDESGQLPHNFLTSYIERIEGVRVMYVAATAPFTPFYRALDWVVTDPLDAIRQEIAAHEGEYDVLIVLSHVGIFFDEKLCETIPEIDVIFGAHTHHYFEDGEIENGVLMAAAGKYGQYLGEVTLEIENGKVIEKTAMLHPLEQLPEVETNFEAEGKALLNAPVVDTPITLQRAMNHITETSYLLAESVHEFTEADCTIINAGLIVKGYTAQRLTEYDIHQMLPHPINVVRIRLTGAELKEVLLKARAQEYMYDYAQGLGFRGDIFGGYILYHAGYIESSERYFVNGKEIDDEVTYILGTVDMYTFGRYFPTLKGGHIQYLMPEFLRDIFKEKLLTISFA; this is encoded by the coding sequence ATGCGTTTAACAATTTATCATACAAATGATATTCACAGTCATTTACATGCTTATTCACGTATCACAGCATATTTAACAAAGGCACGTGCACAATTAACGCACCCTTCTCGTTATGTCGATATAGGCGATCATGTCGATTTATCCTTACCTGTAACAGAAGGAACGTTAGGTAAGCGCAATATAGAACTCCTGAATGAAGCGGGATGTGATGTAGCGACAATTGGGAACAATGAAGGCATGACGATTTCACATGAAGCGCTGAATGCATTGTACGATGAGGCACAGTTTAAAGTGACATGTACTAATGTATTAGATGAATCAGGCCAATTACCACACAACTTTTTAACTTCTTATATTGAACGAATCGAAGGCGTGCGTGTGATGTATGTCGCAGCAACAGCGCCGTTCACGCCATTTTATCGTGCGCTAGATTGGGTGGTGACTGATCCGCTTGATGCGATACGACAAGAAATCGCCGCGCATGAAGGTGAATATGATGTTTTGATTGTATTGAGCCATGTCGGTATCTTTTTTGATGAGAAACTTTGTGAAACGATACCAGAAATTGACGTCATCTTTGGTGCCCATACGCATCATTATTTTGAAGACGGCGAGATCGAAAATGGTGTATTAATGGCGGCAGCAGGAAAGTATGGTCAATATTTAGGAGAAGTGACGTTAGAGATAGAAAACGGCAAAGTCATTGAGAAAACTGCGATGTTACATCCACTCGAACAATTACCTGAAGTTGAGACGAATTTTGAAGCGGAAGGGAAAGCGCTCCTCAACGCACCAGTCGTGGATACACCGATTACTTTGCAACGTGCGATGAATCATATTACAGAAACGAGTTATTTGTTAGCTGAAAGTGTACACGAATTTACCGAAGCAGACTGTACAATTATCAATGCGGGACTGATTGTAAAAGGTTACACGGCACAACGATTAACCGAGTATGATATCCATCAAATGTTGCCACATCCGATTAATGTCGTACGCATTCGATTAACAGGGGCTGAATTAAAAGAAGTCTTATTGAAAGCCCGTGCTCAAGAATATATGTACGATTACGCACAAGGTCTAGGTTTTCGTGGGGATATATTTGGTGGTTATATTTTATATCATGCGGGCTACATTGAATCAAGTGAACGTTACTTTGTGAATGGCAAAGAGATTGATGATGAGGTGACTTATATTTTAGGAACGGTAGATATGTACACGTTTGGACGCTATTTTCCAACATTAAAAGGCGGTCACATTCAATATTTAATGCCCGAATTTTTGAGGGACATATTTAAAGAAAAGTTGTTAACGATTTCTTTTGCATGA
- a CDS encoding NifU family protein, with protein MPTENATMYDQVAEVIEKLRPFLLRDGGDCELVDVEDGIVKLQLLGACGTCPSSTITLKAGIERALVEEVPGVVEVEQVF; from the coding sequence ATGCCAACTGAAAATGCTACAATGTACGATCAAGTTGCAGAAGTCATTGAGAAATTACGCCCGTTCTTATTACGTGACGGCGGTGACTGTGAACTTGTCGACGTGGAAGATGGTATTGTAAAACTTCAATTACTCGGTGCTTGTGGGACATGTCCAAGTAGTACAATTACTTTAAAAGCTGGTATTGAGCGTGCATTAGTAGAAGAAGTACCAGGTGTTGTCGAGGTCGAACAAGTATTCTAA
- a CDS encoding NAD(P)/FAD-dependent oxidoreductase encodes MKNLVLLGGGYGNMRIMSKILPDALPNDYNITLIDRMPYHGLKTEFYALAAGSKSDKEVRVNFPQHDRTHTVYGEITDIDLDNQIISVGQTKVDYDELVIGLGCEDKYHNVPGAKEHTYSIQTLHDARKTYHDISDLPTHATVGIVGAGLSGIELASALRESRSDLKIYLYDRGERILNQFPEKLSNYVKKWFDQHDVTVVPNSDIVKVEPGILYNKETKNEHDLIVWTAGIQPVEIVRNLPVDLSRSHRVMVNQYHQIPTYPNVYVVGDCANLPHAPSAQLAEEQADQIAMVLTTLWKGKSLPEKMPEIKIQGFLGSLGEKKGFAYLMDTTVTGRLASILKSGVLWLYKHHNG; translated from the coding sequence ATGAAGAATTTAGTATTGCTGGGCGGCGGTTATGGTAACATGCGCATTATGTCTAAAATTTTACCAGACGCGCTTCCAAATGATTATAATATAACGTTAATCGATCGGATGCCTTACCATGGGCTTAAAACAGAATTTTATGCATTAGCTGCTGGCTCTAAATCTGATAAAGAGGTACGTGTTAATTTCCCACAACATGACAGAACCCACACAGTATACGGAGAAATTACAGATATCGATTTAGACAATCAAATCATTTCTGTAGGTCAAACAAAAGTCGATTACGATGAATTAGTGATCGGTCTAGGCTGCGAAGATAAATACCACAATGTCCCGGGTGCTAAAGAACATACGTACAGCATTCAAACTTTACATGACGCTCGTAAAACTTACCACGATATTTCTGATCTTCCTACTCATGCAACAGTCGGTATTGTCGGTGCTGGTTTAAGCGGTATCGAACTTGCGAGTGCATTACGTGAAAGCCGCAGCGATTTGAAAATCTACTTATACGATCGCGGTGAGCGTATTTTAAATCAATTCCCTGAAAAATTAAGTAATTATGTTAAAAAATGGTTCGATCAACACGATGTCACAGTCGTGCCTAATTCTGATATCGTCAAAGTTGAACCAGGTATACTTTATAATAAAGAAACAAAAAATGAACACGACCTCATCGTCTGGACTGCAGGTATTCAACCTGTCGAAATCGTGCGTAATCTTCCAGTCGACTTAAGTCGTAGTCATCGCGTCATGGTGAACCAATATCACCAAATCCCAACGTATCCTAATGTATATGTTGTCGGGGACTGTGCGAACTTGCCACATGCACCGAGCGCACAACTCGCTGAAGAACAAGCAGACCAAATCGCGATGGTGTTAACTACATTGTGGAAAGGTAAAAGTTTACCTGAAAAAATGCCTGAAATTAAAATTCAAGGCTTCTTAGGTTCTCTAGGTGAAAAGAAAGGTTTCGCTTATTTGATGGACACAACAGTCACAGGACGTTTGGCTTCCATCTTGAAATCAGGCGTGCTTTGGTTGTATAAACATCACAACGGATAG
- a CDS encoding TIGR01457 family HAD-type hydrolase translates to MKAYKGYLIDLDGTMYKGNQKIEGASEFIDYLNENQIPHLYVTNNSTKAPVDVVEKLTTMAIDAKPQEVITSAMATADYIDSEKPGATVFMIGGSGLATALEEAGLQLKNDIDVDYVVVGLDEAITYEKLTTATLAVQNGATFISTNPDPSIPKEQGFLPGNGSLTSVVTVSSKQQPIFIGKPETPIMEKSLEVLQLNKDEVAMIGDLYDTDIMAGINFGIDTIHVQTGVTSKEEVMQRDVPPTYSVKDLNELREQLIKGE, encoded by the coding sequence ATGAAAGCATATAAAGGCTATTTAATCGACTTGGATGGAACGATGTATAAAGGTAATCAAAAAATTGAGGGTGCATCTGAATTTATTGATTACTTAAATGAAAATCAAATTCCACATTTATACGTCACGAATAATTCGACGAAAGCACCCGTCGATGTAGTGGAAAAATTAACGACGATGGCCATTGACGCAAAACCACAAGAAGTCATTACGTCAGCTATGGCAACAGCAGATTATATTGATAGCGAAAAGCCAGGTGCCACAGTATTTATGATTGGGGGCTCTGGATTGGCGACAGCATTAGAAGAGGCGGGCTTACAACTTAAAAATGATATCGATGTCGATTACGTCGTTGTAGGATTGGACGAAGCGATTACTTATGAAAAATTAACGACAGCAACGTTAGCAGTTCAAAACGGTGCCACATTTATTTCTACAAATCCGGACCCATCGATTCCTAAAGAACAAGGCTTTTTACCAGGCAACGGTTCTTTAACAAGCGTCGTCACTGTGTCATCGAAGCAACAGCCGATTTTTATTGGTAAACCTGAAACACCAATTATGGAAAAGTCGTTAGAAGTGTTGCAATTGAATAAGGATGAAGTGGCGATGATTGGTGATTTGTATGATACGGATATTATGGCAGGTATTAACTTTGGCATCGATACGATTCATGTTCAAACAGGTGTGACGTCGAAAGAAGAAGTAATGCAACGTGATGTACCACCAACTTATAGTGTGAAAGATTTGAATGAGTTACGTGAACAATTAATCAAAGGCGAGTGA